The following proteins are encoded in a genomic region of Paenibacillus antri:
- a CDS encoding GNAT family N-acetyltransferase yields the protein MEGNVETQYIAASEKLAIRRSGADDLAFVVRAEREDENRPFIAPWERERHAAAQNDSDAMHLLIEDPEANPVGFAIVYGLLNPNRSIELRRLVITAKGRGYGKEALRMLQVFAFGRLRAHRLWLDVKESNERAKRLYESLGFQHEGKLRECIRTAAGYESLLVMSMLAHEYARDNEVAP from the coding sequence ATGGAAGGAAACGTTGAAACTCAATACATCGCTGCGTCCGAAAAGCTCGCGATCCGGCGTTCCGGCGCGGACGATCTGGCGTTCGTGGTCCGCGCGGAGCGGGAGGACGAGAACCGCCCGTTCATCGCGCCGTGGGAGAGAGAGCGTCACGCGGCGGCGCAGAACGACTCGGACGCGATGCACCTCTTGATCGAGGATCCCGAGGCGAACCCGGTCGGCTTCGCGATCGTATACGGACTTCTTAACCCGAACCGAAGCATCGAACTCCGGCGGCTCGTCATTACGGCCAAAGGCCGCGGTTACGGCAAGGAAGCGCTCCGCATGCTCCAAGTGTTCGCGTTCGGCCGGCTCCGGGCGCATCGGCTGTGGTTGGACGTGAAGGAGAGCAACGAGCGCGCCAAGCGCTTGTACGAGTCCCTAGGCTTCCAGCACGAAGGCAAGCTCCGGGAGTGCATCCGCACCGCCGCCGGGTACGAATCGCTGCTCGTGATGAGCATGCTGGCGCACGAATACGCGCGAGACAACGAGGTCGCCCCTTGA
- the dapF gene encoding diaminopimelate epimerase: MNIKLLKCHGSGNDFVLIDEISNDYGIDEALRVKLVTELSDRGKLIGSDGLLFVQRSEHADARMRFFNTDGSEAEMCGNGVRCVGRYVCELLGKDEVVIETMKRDIPIRRVADLFPNVPTFDVTIGEPSLAIASLPMISSADPHIDRPIEELSPTLRFTAASIPNPHAIAVVDTFEPELVDIAERANRERTVFPRGVNMSFLKVLERNSVFVLTYERGVGITNSCGTAMSASSFVSCLLGHCDPNVPIKVYNKGGMVNCLVDGDAEGIARGEASVHLIGNATWVFETTLAVPSADPSGWTVGERTYFEEENRQYDGLVASVGREIDLASFYKL; the protein is encoded by the coding sequence ATGAATATAAAGCTGTTGAAGTGTCACGGTTCGGGCAACGATTTCGTCCTGATCGACGAAATCTCGAACGATTACGGCATCGACGAGGCGCTTCGCGTCAAGCTGGTGACGGAATTAAGCGACCGCGGGAAGCTGATCGGCTCCGACGGCCTGCTCTTCGTCCAACGAAGCGAGCATGCGGACGCGCGGATGCGCTTCTTCAATACGGACGGCTCCGAGGCCGAGATGTGCGGCAACGGCGTCCGCTGCGTCGGCCGCTACGTATGCGAGCTGCTCGGCAAGGACGAGGTCGTTATCGAGACGATGAAGCGGGACATCCCGATTCGCCGCGTCGCCGACTTGTTCCCGAACGTGCCGACGTTCGACGTGACGATCGGGGAGCCCAGCCTCGCCATCGCGTCGCTGCCGATGATTTCGAGCGCGGATCCGCACATCGACCGTCCGATCGAAGAGCTGTCGCCGACGCTTCGGTTCACGGCGGCGAGCATCCCGAACCCGCACGCGATCGCGGTCGTCGATACGTTCGAGCCGGAGCTGGTCGATATCGCGGAGCGGGCGAACCGGGAGAGAACCGTATTCCCCCGCGGCGTCAACATGAGCTTCCTTAAGGTGCTGGAACGCAATTCGGTGTTCGTGCTGACGTACGAGCGCGGCGTCGGGATCACCAATTCGTGCGGTACGGCGATGTCGGCGTCGTCCTTCGTCTCCTGCTTGCTCGGCCATTGCGACCCGAACGTGCCGATCAAGGTGTATAACAAGGGCGGCATGGTGAATTGCTTGGTGGACGGCGACGCTGAGGGCATCGCGCGCGGCGAAGCGAGCGTGCACTTGATCGGGAACGCGACTTGGGTGTTCGAGACGACGCTTGCGGTCCCTTCGGCGGACCCGAGCGGTTGGACGGTCGGCGAGCGGACGTACTTCGAAGAGGAAAACCGGCAGTACGACGGGCTGGTGGCGTCGGTCGGACGCGAGATCGATCTGGCGTCGTTTTATAAGCTGTAA
- a CDS encoding CPBP family intramembrane glutamic endopeptidase, giving the protein MKRLILGVAGFLLLNVYFNATTHFLPHPILQFLGLLLFFPLAAAVARWNGLPGLRGLGLVRSRTAARHFAMSFVLGFGCWALMYAAYWGLGKFDIVGWKTPLDAVLTLVQIMAGYFFGSLINDLITRGYVLNVLRGKLPPLLLGAVSVAIYALDDFWNGDVTAMNFVFSLALGCSLTYAFLRTGTVWANTGIHFGLNMAYGLLYGLGGSVGGGVWTMREGELASLPNNAILLGTTLLLFAAVYMYYRKSSTVRA; this is encoded by the coding sequence TTGAAGCGGTTGATCCTAGGCGTCGCCGGGTTCCTTCTATTAAACGTATATTTCAATGCGACGACCCATTTCCTCCCCCATCCGATCCTGCAGTTCCTGGGGTTGCTCCTGTTTTTCCCGTTGGCCGCAGCCGTCGCGCGATGGAACGGGCTGCCGGGACTGCGCGGGCTCGGACTCGTTCGAAGCCGGACGGCGGCCCGGCATTTCGCGATGAGCTTCGTGCTCGGCTTCGGCTGTTGGGCGCTCATGTACGCCGCCTATTGGGGGCTTGGGAAGTTCGACATCGTCGGTTGGAAAACGCCGCTCGACGCCGTATTGACCCTCGTCCAAATTATGGCGGGCTACTTCTTCGGCTCGCTGATTAACGACCTGATCACGCGAGGATACGTGCTGAATGTACTGCGCGGCAAGCTCCCCCCGCTGCTGCTCGGCGCCGTCAGCGTCGCGATCTATGCGCTGGACGACTTCTGGAACGGAGATGTCACCGCGATGAACTTCGTCTTCTCGCTCGCGCTCGGCTGCTCGCTGACGTACGCCTTCCTTAGAACGGGCACCGTATGGGCGAATACGGGCATCCACTTCGGCCTGAACATGGCGTACGGCTTGCTGTACGGCTTAGGCGGCAGCGTCGGCGGGGGCGTATGGACGATGCGCGAAGGCGAGCTCGCTTCGCTGCCGAACAACGCGATTTTACTAGGTACGACGCTCTTGTTATTCGCGGCGGTGTACATGTACTACCGGAAGTCGTCGACCGTTCGCGCTTAA